In the genome of Streptomyces lydicus, the window GCGTGGAGCTGGCCGAGGCACTGCAGCGCGAGATGCTGCCGGCCGCGCTGCCGGGGGTACCGGGGCTGCGCGCCGCCGCCACCTACGTACCCGCCCGGCACGGACTGGACATCGGGGGCGACTGGTACGACGGTTTCCGTCTGTCCGACGGGTCGCTCGCCTTCTGCATCGGTGATGTGCAGGGGCACGACGTCGAGGCGGCCGCCTTCATGGGACAGATCCGCTTCGGGCTGCGGGCCGTCGCCGGCCATGCCGCCGACCCGGGCGAGGTGCTGAGCCGGGCCAACGACCTGCTGGTCTCGGTCGACTGCGGACTCTTCGCGACCTGCACCTTCGTCCGCTTCGACCCGGCCTCCCGGGAGCTGTGCAGCGCCCGGGCCGGTCATGTACCGGCTGTCTGGGCCACCACCGACGGCCGCTGTGGCCTCGCCGACGACCCCGGGGGCCTGCCGCTGGGCGTCATGCCGGGCGAGCACTACCCGGTGTCCCGTCACCGGTTCGCCGCCGCGGGGGCGTTCGTGCTGCTCACCGACGGCGTGGTCGAGGGCCCCTCCTTTCCGATAGAGGCGGGGCTGGCGCAGGTGACCCGCCTGGTCAGCGCCCATGCCGACGGC includes:
- a CDS encoding PP2C family protein-serine/threonine phosphatase, giving the protein MLRRRPPRSASADDLLSTLGRLTAQAREGAEKQRARVELAEALQREMLPAALPGVPGLRAAATYVPARHGLDIGGDWYDGFRLSDGSLAFCIGDVQGHDVEAAAFMGQIRFGLRAVAGHAADPGEVLSRANDLLVSVDCGLFATCTFVRFDPASRELCSARAGHVPAVWATTDGRCGLADDPGGLPLGVMPGEHYPVSRHRFAAAGAFVLLTDGVVEGPSFPIEAGLAQVTRLVSAHADGDPATVADAAISVAEFTGHTDDSAVLVLRFDAAPPGAG